ATCTGAAACATTTGGTGTAGATAATATTCAATCTAAAGTAGATATTGAATTAGAAGAAGGAGATAAAATAGGAAATTTTGAAGTTATTCATACTCCTGGCCATACTAAAGGAGGAATCTGTTTATGGAATGGTGAAAATTTAATATCTGGTGACACAATATTTGCTGGTGGTGGTGTTGGTAGAACGGATATTGGTGGAAATTGGAATGATTTAAAAAAATCTGTTTCTAAATTAATGAAATTAGATGTTTTAAATATTTATCCTGGGCACGGGCCTGTTGTTGAAGGAAATGGAAATCAACACTTATTATTGTCATATTCTATGTTTTAATGCTTAAAATTTTTAAAATCCTTAAATCATATAATTAT
The window above is part of the Methanobrevibacter oralis genome. Proteins encoded here:
- a CDS encoding MBL fold metallo-hydrolase; amino-acid sequence: MSSNEIITIIGFNLDSNSYLINGNVLVDTGTGTNKEYLFSKLRENGVEPENIELIVNTHCHFDHVGGNHLFPNAKIAIHRLDALSLRNGDSFLTASETFGVDNIQSKVDIELEEGDKIGNFEVIHTPGHTKGGICLWNGENLISGDTIFAGGGVGRTDIGGNWNDLKKSVSKLMKLDVLNIYPGHGPVVEGNGNQHLLLSYSMF